In Chamaesiphon minutus PCC 6605, a genomic segment contains:
- a CDS encoding molybdopterin-dependent oxidoreductase, whose protein sequence is MNQIELPNHLTRRQAIQLLGISGIGYLLGSCSSELTTKIGELSEPLNQSFGELLVRPQLLIPEFSKSAIDPKALLLNSYEGTPEIDPDEYRLTIDGEVKFPMELKLTALKQIPSTSIIMQHVCVEGWAVIVQWGGFRIRDLAKMVQPKDSARYVLFQSADKYTESWDLASAIHPQTLLAYQMNGQPLPDDNGAPLRLASPIKLGYKLSKWVTKVTFTSQIPKGGKGYWEEQGYEWFAGI, encoded by the coding sequence ATGAATCAGATCGAACTCCCCAATCATCTCACTCGTCGCCAAGCTATTCAACTGTTAGGGATATCCGGTATCGGTTATCTGCTTGGAAGTTGTAGTAGCGAATTGACTACTAAGATCGGCGAGCTATCAGAACCATTAAATCAGTCGTTTGGTGAATTACTTGTCAGACCTCAATTGCTCATCCCTGAATTTTCTAAAAGTGCGATCGATCCCAAAGCTCTACTACTTAATAGTTATGAGGGTACTCCTGAAATCGATCCCGATGAATATCGGTTGACTATCGATGGCGAAGTGAAATTTCCGATGGAGCTGAAATTAACAGCTTTAAAACAAATTCCATCAACGTCAATAATTATGCAACATGTTTGCGTCGAAGGCTGGGCGGTGATCGTTCAATGGGGTGGTTTCCGAATCCGCGATTTAGCCAAAATGGTGCAACCGAAAGATAGTGCTAGATATGTCTTATTTCAATCGGCAGATAAATATACTGAAAGTTGGGATCTGGCTTCTGCCATTCACCCGCAAACCTTACTCGCTTATCAAATGAATGGACAACCACTGCCTGACGATAATGGTGCGCCACTTCGCCTCGCATCGCCGATTAAATTGGGCTATAAACTATCAAAATGGGTCACAAAAGTTACTTTTACCAGTCAAATTCCTAAAGGTGGGAAAGGTTACTGGGAAGAACAAGGTTATGAATGGTTTGCTGGGATTTAG
- a CDS encoding GNAT family N-acetyltransferase: protein MIRSIAPDDTAALIALAKAAIPFEPNEIEELSDLLTRHFDDAVNSHDFWLTDDDNGLVSVVYVAPERMTQGTWNLYLIAVHPDRQQQGRGTAILAHVEQMLAKRGERLLLVETAGTEDFEYVRAFYRHQGYVEEARIRDFYADSVDKIVFRKQLSADG from the coding sequence ATGATTCGATCGATCGCACCTGATGATACTGCGGCATTAATCGCTCTAGCCAAAGCAGCGATTCCATTCGAGCCAAACGAGATCGAGGAACTCTCGGACTTGCTGACGCGGCATTTCGATGACGCAGTTAATAGCCATGACTTCTGGCTTACTGACGACGACAATGGGCTAGTGAGCGTCGTATATGTAGCACCAGAGCGAATGACTCAGGGGACTTGGAATCTGTATTTAATTGCCGTCCATCCCGATCGCCAACAGCAAGGACGCGGTACAGCGATACTCGCCCATGTGGAACAGATGTTGGCTAAACGCGGCGAACGCTTGCTATTAGTAGAAACGGCTGGGACTGAAGATTTTGAATACGTGCGGGCATTTTATCGCCATCAAGGTTATGTAGAAGAGGCAAGGATTCGTGACTTTTATGCAGATAGTGTCGATAAAATTGTCTTTCGCAAACAGCTTAGCGCAGACGGATGA
- a CDS encoding cytochrome b/b6 domain-containing protein, whose amino-acid sequence MNKKPKKSPPVPPQTNFVKILHGLIIISLFIMIGSGLQIYNATPVFGGKGGWSFPKWATLGGWLAGGRNWHFAAMWVFAFTLLIYGIYIFLTKRWKRKFVSEQDLKALKVGQNPKRRTYAWHRIIYTGIIPVLLLSIASGLAMYKPAQLHWLAGLFINWQILRTVHFLTVPISLLFILFHVVMGIRAGGLSLTRSMFQP is encoded by the coding sequence ATGAATAAAAAACCAAAAAAATCTCCACCCGTTCCACCACAAACAAACTTCGTTAAAATCCTCCACGGTTTAATTATTATCAGTCTGTTTATCATGATTGGTAGTGGTTTGCAAATCTACAATGCGACTCCAGTATTTGGCGGTAAAGGTGGTTGGTCTTTTCCGAAGTGGGCAACTTTAGGCGGTTGGTTAGCTGGCGGTCGAAATTGGCACTTTGCAGCTATGTGGGTGTTTGCCTTTACCTTACTAATTTATGGGATTTATATCTTCCTAACTAAACGCTGGAAAAGGAAATTTGTCTCCGAACAAGATCTTAAAGCCTTGAAAGTCGGGCAAAATCCTAAGCGACGTACTTATGCTTGGCACCGCATCATCTACACGGGAATTATTCCGGTGTTATTACTGTCGATCGCATCAGGATTGGCAATGTACAAACCCGCTCAATTACATTGGCTAGCAGGACTATTTATCAATTGGCAGATTTTACGGACGGTACATTTTTTGACGGTGCCAATCTCATTATTATTTATCCTGTTTCATGTGGTTATGGGAATTAGGGCTGGCGGATTGAGTTTGACTCGATCGATGTTTCAACCTTAA
- a CDS encoding cytochrome c biogenesis CcdA family protein, which produces MNEISPLTFGFALGGGLLTILSPCVLPVIPLVLGRSFKSHRLGPVMLVLGLVSGFALIGSLLGVASSWFVGFANLLRNVAVGLLFGLGVLAIFPTLSYRLSSSLQFGKAWEPKEPGLWSEFWIGTQLGLLWTPCAGPALGSILVLAAVHHEVLGALALLTVYGLGAGIPLLAIAYSSRHISNSSRRLLPYAGTLQRIGGILMAGTAIAILFGWDVELQLWLAPLFPKLPL; this is translated from the coding sequence ATGAATGAAATTTCACCCCTAACCTTCGGTTTCGCCCTCGGTGGTGGACTGTTAACTATTCTCTCACCCTGCGTCTTACCAGTCATCCCATTAGTATTAGGTCGATCGTTCAAGTCTCATCGACTCGGCCCAGTGATGTTGGTATTGGGCTTGGTGAGCGGTTTTGCCCTCATCGGTAGCCTTTTAGGTGTCGCCAGTTCCTGGTTCGTTGGTTTTGCCAATTTGCTGCGAAATGTGGCGGTAGGCTTGCTCTTTGGCTTGGGGGTATTGGCAATTTTCCCGACCTTGAGCTACCGCTTAAGCAGCTCTTTACAATTCGGTAAAGCGTGGGAACCGAAGGAACCAGGCTTGTGGAGCGAATTCTGGATCGGCACTCAGTTGGGATTATTATGGACACCCTGTGCGGGGCCAGCATTGGGCAGTATTTTAGTCCTGGCAGCCGTCCACCATGAGGTTTTGGGTGCGCTGGCATTATTAACTGTCTACGGCTTAGGAGCCGGAATTCCGCTGCTGGCGATCGCGTATAGTAGTCGTCACATCAGCAATTCTTCACGGCGATTGTTACCCTACGCGGGGACATTGCAACGGATTGGCGGGATACTGATGGCAGGAACGGCGATCGCCATTTTATTCGGTTGGGATGTCGAACTTCAACTTTGGTTGGCTCCTTTATTTCCCAAACTTCCTTTATAA
- a CDS encoding redoxin family protein, with product MPLSLPRRKFLTYLGLGTLGWQIASCTTRPLASQIITPETKSIATSANRLPEFQGISEWMNSSPITTNDLLGKVVLVQIWTLGCINCQRTLPYVTSWHKKYAAKGLQTIGIHTPEFPFERDRKNIRRAIAKHGITYPVGVDNDFQTWKAFKNEYWPHLFLADRQGIIRYDHIGEGAYAETEAKIRQLLGQSA from the coding sequence ATGCCATTATCATTACCACGACGGAAATTTTTAACTTATCTAGGATTGGGAACGCTCGGCTGGCAAATAGCTAGCTGTACGACTCGTCCCTTGGCATCCCAAATTATCACACCTGAAACTAAATCAATCGCCACATCTGCAAATCGATTACCAGAATTTCAAGGGATTAGCGAGTGGATGAATTCGAGTCCGATTACAACCAACGATTTACTCGGAAAAGTCGTTTTAGTTCAAATTTGGACATTAGGTTGTATCAATTGTCAACGGACATTACCCTACGTCACCAGTTGGCATAAAAAGTATGCAGCCAAGGGATTGCAAACGATCGGGATTCATACACCAGAATTTCCGTTCGAGCGCGATCGTAAAAATATTCGTCGGGCGATTGCCAAACATGGGATTACTTACCCTGTCGGTGTAGATAATGACTTTCAAACTTGGAAAGCATTTAAGAATGAATATTGGCCGCATTTATTTTTAGCCGACAGACAGGGCATCATTCGTTACGACCATATTGGCGAGGGAGCTTACGCCGAAACTGAAGCGAAAATTCGGCAGTTATTGGGACAGTCAGCATGA
- a CDS encoding DMT family transporter, whose translation MLTFSQRLTNLTSRIPGHVYLWLAIPIFGSASAVTRKITEIGAEHFVGGHNPISYCNVLFTGNLCALLVLIALHRHQWSRNTWRQISRREWLGLVAVAILSGALAPGLIFQALSLTPVTNVLLLGRLEPPLTLALSIWLLRERLNRWEILGSIVAFTGVVLTIVLQTDRSHMATVAGLQVGLGELMAVSGAICLSVATIVAKKYLTHVPLGIHNTMRTGLGTIVYFWLALWMYGAEHFTGVLSPFLWQWMLLYGTVIVVIGQSLWNAGLRNSSIATASLVGSFAPIVGILAAYLILGEMPTRAQYIGGMVILLGLFLGRVGIKARTERLNRMGVNSIETEQEIEARMGFRGI comes from the coding sequence ATGCTTACATTCTCCCAACGACTGACAAACTTAACCTCACGCATCCCCGGACACGTTTATTTGTGGTTGGCAATCCCGATCTTCGGCTCTGCTAGTGCCGTCACGCGGAAGATTACTGAAATCGGTGCCGAGCATTTCGTCGGCGGGCACAACCCGATTTCTTACTGTAATGTCCTGTTTACGGGCAATCTCTGTGCGCTGTTGGTGCTAATCGCGCTCCACCGTCACCAGTGGAGCCGGAATACTTGGCGGCAAATATCGAGGCGGGAATGGCTCGGTTTGGTCGCTGTGGCGATCTTATCTGGCGCGCTGGCTCCAGGCTTAATCTTTCAAGCATTGTCATTAACTCCAGTCACAAATGTCTTGCTACTCGGTCGATTGGAGCCACCATTGACACTGGCATTATCGATCTGGCTATTACGGGAACGACTCAATCGGTGGGAAATACTGGGATCGATCGTGGCTTTTACGGGGGTGGTACTGACGATCGTCTTGCAAACCGATCGCTCGCACATGGCTACAGTAGCTGGATTGCAGGTTGGATTGGGGGAACTAATGGCGGTATCGGGGGCGATTTGTTTATCTGTTGCCACGATCGTTGCCAAAAAGTACCTGACTCATGTGCCATTGGGCATTCATAACACCATGCGAACTGGATTGGGAACGATCGTTTATTTCTGGTTGGCATTGTGGATGTATGGTGCCGAGCATTTTACTGGCGTATTATCGCCATTTCTTTGGCAGTGGATGTTGCTATACGGGACGGTTATCGTCGTCATCGGGCAATCTTTATGGAATGCTGGTTTGCGGAATTCATCGATCGCCACTGCCTCGCTCGTCGGTTCTTTTGCCCCGATCGTGGGTATTTTAGCCGCATATTTAATCCTGGGTGAAATGCCAACTCGCGCTCAATATATCGGCGGGATGGTAATTTTACTAGGTCTATTTTTAGGTCGAGTGGGAATTAAAGCCAGAACCGAACGGCTCAACAGGATGGGAGTTAATTCGATCGAAACGGAGCAGGAAATTGAAGCCAGAATGGGATTCAGAGGAATCTAG
- a CDS encoding AAA family ATPase → MEIPAIVFLSGASGVGKTSIVEKLKAHYHSFDDYAFLHFDSIGVPSPEEMIEQAGSGEKWQELTTYRWIEKITVKYQDKKIVVIEGQVNLDFIEAAFHKFEIARYFIVLIDCDWETMRERLIHNRQQPDLVNQDMKNWATFLRKQAQRKDLPIIDTSHQTLEQVVRSVNVVFLQAIAAA, encoded by the coding sequence ATGGAAATCCCAGCAATTGTCTTTCTGTCGGGTGCGTCAGGTGTTGGCAAGACCAGCATTGTTGAGAAGCTGAAAGCACACTATCATTCCTTTGATGATTATGCGTTTTTGCATTTCGACTCTATTGGAGTTCCCTCACCCGAAGAAATGATCGAGCAAGCAGGTTCAGGGGAGAAGTGGCAAGAGCTTACAACATACCGATGGATCGAAAAGATTACTGTTAAGTATCAGGATAAAAAGATTGTTGTCATTGAAGGGCAAGTCAATTTAGATTTTATCGAGGCTGCATTTCATAAGTTTGAGATTGCAAGGTACTTCATTGTGCTTATTGACTGTGACTGGGAAACAATGCGTGAGCGGCTTATCCATAATCGGCAACAACCAGATTTAGTTAATCAAGATATGAAAAATTGGGCAACCTTCTTACGAAAGCAAGCACAACGTAAAGACTTACCAATTATTGATACGTCACACCAAACACTGGAGCAAGTTGTGAGGTCTGTTAATGTGGTATTTTTGCAGGCGATCGCGGCAGCATAA
- a CDS encoding flavodoxin family protein has product MVSPHYHFEGSMMGSVAIIYFSGTGNTHLMAEAIASGVRHADTRVDLLRIEGIQIKDGRWFDEKFMESLQMADAILFGSPTYMGGAAAQFKAFADFTSETWFAESWKDKLAGGFTHGAALSGDKLNTLIYFSILAAQHGMVWVNPGEIDCTARGTIDETNRLGSYLGVMGQTYLDFERKEPELHPGDRLSCEHFGQHIAKWVHRIK; this is encoded by the coding sequence ATGGTTTCACCTCACTATCACTTTGAAGGAAGCATGATGGGCAGCGTCGCAATTATCTATTTTTCTGGTACGGGAAATACGCATCTTATGGCTGAAGCGATCGCCTCTGGGGTTCGTCACGCCGATACTCGCGTTGATTTACTGCGAATTGAAGGAATACAAATCAAAGATGGGCGGTGGTTCGATGAAAAGTTTATGGAAAGCCTCCAAATGGCAGATGCAATTCTATTTGGTTCTCCGACCTATATGGGTGGGGCTGCTGCTCAGTTCAAAGCATTCGCTGATTTCACCAGTGAGACATGGTTTGCGGAATCTTGGAAAGATAAACTAGCAGGTGGATTTACGCATGGTGCGGCTCTCAGTGGTGACAAACTGAATACATTGATTTATTTCAGCATTCTAGCAGCCCAACATGGCATGGTGTGGGTAAATCCTGGAGAAATTGATTGCACAGCAAGAGGTACAATCGATGAAACAAATCGCCTCGGATCTTATTTGGGTGTGATGGGACAAACCTATTTAGACTTTGAGCGAAAAGAGCCAGAACTTCATCCAGGCGACCGCCTAAGCTGCGAACACTTTGGACAACACATCGCAAAATGGGTGCATCGAATCAAATAG
- a CDS encoding helix-turn-helix domain-containing protein gives MIYQTYQPRSPLSQFVEFLWYWEGDNLPSRSCVLPIGSMELVIDLHEDKIPLFDLYSQTQFGSTKGARICGVHSEGFIIDKDRNCSVMGAHFKPGGSAAFFAIPAGELHNQIISLEELWKGNAAELRDRLLENPTTATRFLALERFLLSLMQPLARHPMIDFALREFERSPTSPIGTVTSQIGFSTRYFNQLFRDRVGLTPKLYCRVRRLQRVLRLIEGKKQIDWTDIAFICGYFDQAHLIHDFRAFATCTPTEYVAKRGVHPCHVELWD, from the coding sequence ATGATTTATCAGACTTACCAGCCTCGATCGCCGCTCTCGCAGTTCGTTGAATTTCTATGGTACTGGGAAGGAGATAACTTACCGTCGCGATCGTGCGTATTGCCGATTGGCTCGATGGAGTTGGTGATTGACCTCCACGAAGACAAAATCCCACTCTTCGATCTTTACAGTCAGACTCAGTTTGGTAGTACCAAAGGTGCAAGGATCTGTGGTGTCCATTCCGAAGGCTTTATCATTGACAAAGATCGAAACTGTTCCGTGATGGGCGCGCATTTTAAGCCAGGAGGAAGTGCTGCATTCTTCGCAATTCCTGCGGGGGAATTGCATAATCAAATCATTTCGTTGGAAGAACTGTGGAAGGGGAATGCGGCAGAGCTACGGGATCGCTTGCTAGAAAACCCGACGACAGCAACCCGTTTTCTGGCACTGGAGCGGTTTTTATTAAGTTTGATGCAGCCTCTGGCTCGCCATCCAATGATTGATTTTGCCTTGCGGGAGTTTGAACGCTCACCGACTTCTCCGATCGGTACAGTGACAAGTCAAATAGGGTTTAGTACTCGCTACTTTAACCAGCTATTTCGCGATCGGGTGGGGTTAACCCCCAAATTGTATTGTCGAGTTCGGCGATTGCAGCGAGTGCTTCGTCTCATAGAGGGCAAAAAGCAGATCGATTGGACGGATATCGCTTTTATCTGTGGTTACTTCGATCAGGCTCACCTTATCCATGATTTTCGGGCGTTTGCAACTTGTACACCCACTGAGTATGTGGCGAAGCGCGGCGTTCACCCCTGCCATGTAGAGCTATGGGATTGA
- a CDS encoding sensor histidine kinase produces the protein MKPFAQLKERFHRIKQRHLDPASLQFRLTLEVSLLSILGLSSVAVWTSWKMQQLLITTHTQQVEYIANRFPRDVELYSGMLPVNAGLQKTIDNVSVPGLAIWFKNTDGTMILAKSSQTTAKLMSLGDMPLEPQVYQVGDRYMILYSGDVKTARNQPLGKVYMAQDVTTEQYQLITAIQGLTAVCILATLATILAIAIRIRHSLQPLQEMSRMAGTISAADLNNARLQLGNAPTEVKELAQAFNIMLSGLGDAWEQQRQFIGNISHELRTPLTVVSGYLQSLLRRSNNLNDYQREALETAGAEADRTVRLLQDLLDLARADSGYTRYHLEPLLLNDVVSEVVDMNAKFGERSIQITATENVEAIVDRERLKQVLINLLDNAIKYSTAAQPIDLIVERDEKQAIIRVRDRGIGIPLQDRGRIFERFYRVDADRARTTGGYGLGLAIVKTLVEGMGGKIMVRSTVGEGSEFTIVFQQ, from the coding sequence ATGAAACCCTTCGCTCAACTTAAAGAGAGATTCCATCGAATAAAGCAGCGGCATCTCGACCCAGCTTCGCTTCAGTTTCGACTTACCCTAGAAGTATCATTACTATCAATCCTCGGCTTGAGTAGCGTCGCCGTCTGGACGAGTTGGAAAATGCAACAACTGTTGATTACCACGCATACCCAGCAAGTCGAGTATATTGCCAATCGCTTTCCGCGCGATGTCGAACTTTACAGCGGTATGCTACCAGTCAATGCAGGATTACAAAAAACGATCGATAATGTCTCGGTACCAGGATTGGCAATTTGGTTCAAAAATACGGACGGCACGATGATTTTGGCTAAGTCCAGTCAAACAACTGCCAAACTAATGTCCCTCGGCGATATGCCGCTCGAACCCCAGGTGTACCAAGTCGGCGATCGCTATATGATTTTATATAGTGGCGACGTGAAGACAGCGCGGAATCAGCCACTAGGCAAGGTGTACATGGCGCAGGATGTCACTACCGAGCAATATCAACTAATTACTGCCATTCAAGGACTCACCGCCGTTTGCATTTTAGCAACCCTAGCCACCATCCTGGCGATCGCGATCCGGATTCGGCACTCACTGCAACCTTTACAAGAGATGAGTCGGATGGCAGGGACGATTTCCGCAGCAGATCTCAATAACGCACGATTGCAACTCGGCAACGCGCCAACGGAAGTCAAGGAGTTAGCCCAAGCTTTTAATATTATGCTGTCAGGGTTGGGGGATGCGTGGGAGCAACAACGGCAGTTTATCGGTAATATTTCTCATGAGTTACGCACGCCGTTAACGGTGGTATCTGGCTATTTACAGAGCTTACTGCGCCGCAGTAATAACCTCAACGACTATCAGCGCGAAGCACTCGAAACAGCCGGAGCCGAAGCAGATCGCACCGTCAGGCTACTTCAAGATTTACTAGATTTAGCACGGGCAGATAGTGGTTATACCCGCTATCATTTGGAACCGTTATTATTGAACGATGTGGTGTCAGAAGTAGTCGATATGAATGCCAAGTTCGGCGAAAGATCGATTCAAATCACAGCCACAGAAAATGTCGAAGCGATCGTCGATCGGGAGCGATTGAAACAGGTATTAATCAATTTATTAGATAATGCGATTAAATATTCAACAGCAGCACAACCGATCGATTTGATTGTCGAACGCGACGAAAAACAGGCAATTATTCGGGTTCGAGATCGTGGCATTGGGATTCCCCTCCAAGATCGGGGACGGATTTTTGAACGCTTTTATCGAGTCGATGCAGATCGCGCTCGCACGACTGGTGGCTATGGCTTGGGATTGGCGATCGTCAAGACACTTGTAGAAGGGATGGGTGGCAAAATTATGGTGCGATCGACCGTTGGTGAAGGCAGTGAATTTACGATCGTCTTCCAGCAGTAA
- a CDS encoding GAF domain-containing sensor histidine kinase: protein MLDRLLVKLMISAIENFGAQRGCLLLDRDCQLEIVATIESQTISLLPAIILDSEVGRGLVSLAVVNYVADTQENIVIEQTNQEGLFDRDTYILDRQPQSILCVPLINKGQRVGILYLENFPTAPLTTQRLEILQFLFTQVAISLDNTQIHHQLEFDADESHNQLTQANDRLQTEILKRQKSEQILRSIVAGTVSATGVDFFRSLVRSLAQALGVRYAFISECMDAPPTRGRSFAFWQGDKFGEEFEYNFHGTPCERIIDSKSYQCFPAQIQALFPEEKDELEAMEAQSYAGVPLLTSTGDLLGHLAVLDDRPMASDDAAHQKLRERDRSILEIFAARAAAEMERLQVEDELRVSETKFATAFRASPDAIAISNLNDGTYIEINDRCLQMLGYSRAETIGRSDLDLAIWAHLAERMTIATQLQDRGTVSNLEVWLRRKSGEIFPALLSAEAIDLEGESCLLAVASDITLLKQAETAVLRLAEIGELAATIVHEVRNPLTTIMMGLTAFKKLELDDRFQEYLALSIDEADRLQRLLNQILLYAKPQTLDRSELELNSFISEILNTLQTAPVAIGKPLNFVAMRSPVNISVDRDKFKQVLINLVTNACEAVSVGDPITIQIRESESRRICIQIHNGGMPIPTDLLPQLTKPFFTTKASGTGLGLAIVKRIVEAHDGELQIESREGIGSIVTVQLPLFLS, encoded by the coding sequence GTGCTGGATCGATTGTTAGTAAAATTGATGATAAGCGCGATCGAAAATTTCGGCGCACAGCGAGGCTGTCTACTATTAGATCGCGATTGTCAATTAGAAATCGTCGCCACGATCGAGTCACAAACTATCTCCCTTTTACCAGCAATTATCCTCGACAGTGAAGTTGGCAGGGGTTTAGTTTCATTAGCCGTTGTCAACTATGTGGCGGATACTCAGGAAAATATCGTCATCGAGCAAACTAACCAAGAAGGTTTATTCGATCGAGATACTTATATTCTCGATCGACAACCGCAGTCAATTCTATGTGTACCATTAATTAACAAAGGTCAACGCGTTGGCATTCTCTATTTAGAAAATTTTCCGACTGCTCCTTTGACGACCCAACGGTTAGAAATTCTCCAATTTCTCTTCACCCAAGTAGCAATTTCCCTCGACAATACTCAAATCCACCACCAGCTAGAGTTTGATGCGGACGAAAGCCATAATCAACTGACACAGGCAAACGATAGACTTCAGACCGAAATCTTAAAACGCCAAAAGTCCGAACAAATCCTCAGATCGATCGTGGCAGGTACAGTCTCAGCTACAGGTGTAGACTTCTTTCGATCGCTCGTCCGCTCTCTGGCACAAGCTTTGGGCGTTCGCTACGCCTTCATCAGCGAATGTATGGATGCGCCACCGACACGCGGTCGTAGCTTTGCCTTTTGGCAGGGAGATAAGTTTGGGGAAGAGTTTGAGTATAATTTCCACGGTACGCCTTGCGAGCGAATTATTGACAGTAAAAGCTATCAATGTTTTCCCGCCCAGATCCAAGCCCTATTTCCCGAAGAAAAAGATGAACTTGAGGCAATGGAAGCCCAAAGCTATGCTGGAGTCCCGTTACTAACTTCGACGGGCGATCTGTTGGGACACTTAGCAGTACTCGACGATCGACCGATGGCATCTGACGATGCTGCGCACCAGAAGCTCCGCGAACGCGATCGATCGATTCTGGAAATCTTCGCGGCGCGGGCGGCGGCGGAGATGGAACGCTTGCAGGTAGAAGACGAGCTGCGAGTTTCGGAAACCAAGTTTGCGACTGCTTTTCGAGCTTCACCAGATGCGATCGCCATTAGCAATCTCAACGATGGTACTTACATCGAAATCAACGATCGCTGCTTGCAAATGTTGGGCTATTCCCGTGCTGAAACGATCGGGCGTAGCGACCTAGATTTGGCGATTTGGGCACATCTAGCCGAGCGGATGACGATCGCCACACAGTTGCAAGATCGCGGCACCGTCAGCAATCTAGAGGTATGGTTGCGCCGCAAGTCGGGTGAAATTTTCCCCGCACTATTGTCGGCTGAAGCCATCGACTTAGAGGGCGAATCATGCCTGTTGGCTGTGGCTTCGGATATTACCCTACTCAAGCAGGCCGAAACAGCGGTGCTCAGACTAGCCGAAATTGGCGAACTAGCCGCCACGATCGTCCATGAGGTACGAAATCCCTTAACTACGATTATGATGGGCTTGACTGCCTTTAAAAAGCTCGAACTTGACGATCGATTTCAAGAATATTTGGCTTTATCAATAGACGAAGCCGATCGATTACAACGGCTGCTGAATCAGATTTTGCTCTATGCTAAACCTCAAACACTCGATCGATCTGAGCTAGAACTAAATAGCTTCATTTCGGAAATATTAAATACCCTACAAACTGCCCCAGTTGCGATTGGCAAGCCACTCAATTTTGTCGCCATGCGATCGCCTGTGAATATATCAGTCGATCGAGATAAATTCAAGCAGGTTTTAATCAATCTCGTCACTAATGCTTGTGAAGCAGTAAGTGTCGGCGATCCGATTACCATTCAGATTAGGGAAAGCGAATCTCGGCGAATTTGTATTCAAATTCATAATGGTGGGATGCCGATTCCTACCGATCTTTTACCACAACTTACTAAACCATTTTTTACTACTAAAGCTAGTGGTACGGGATTGGGTTTAGCGATCGTCAAACGGATTGTCGAAGCTCATGATGGGGAGTTGCAGATCGAGTCGAGAGAGGGAATTGGCTCGATCGTCACAGTTCAACTTCCTCTATTTTTATCCTAA
- a CDS encoding TetR/AcrR family transcriptional regulator translates to MSFDDRRIEVAKAAWQVIVREGLDRTSMRAIAQELGSSTGVVTHYFRDKEELTLFALEQVFENVAAEMKACAKGQQGIERLEQMIFVALPLENIDRDEWKVWMAFLGYSIGREQLVREHRKRYDFLRQIISQELTNLQAAKLIRADLDLTLEANALIALVDGIGTGVVIYPEQFSAEQQKYLVRRHINVLLTLS, encoded by the coding sequence ATGAGTTTTGACGATCGCCGGATTGAAGTCGCTAAAGCCGCATGGCAGGTGATTGTCCGTGAAGGATTGGATCGCACTAGTATGCGGGCGATAGCGCAAGAACTTGGCTCCTCGACTGGAGTTGTCACTCACTACTTTCGAGATAAAGAAGAACTCACTTTGTTTGCGTTAGAGCAAGTATTTGAAAACGTTGCAGCGGAAATGAAAGCCTGCGCCAAGGGACAGCAGGGAATTGAAAGATTAGAGCAAATGATTTTTGTCGCTCTACCACTAGAGAACATTGACAGAGACGAGTGGAAAGTTTGGATGGCATTTTTGGGCTATTCGATCGGGCGAGAACAACTAGTTCGGGAACATCGAAAACGCTATGATTTCTTACGGCAGATTATTTCTCAAGAGTTAACTAACTTACAAGCAGCTAAGCTGATTCGAGCCGATCTCGATCTAACCCTCGAAGCAAATGCACTCATTGCGCTAGTGGATGGAATTGGGACAGGGGTAGTCATCTACCCCGAGCAGTTCTCGGCAGAGCAACAAAAATACCTGGTGCGGCGACATATCAATGTTTTATTAACATTATCTTGA